One Keratinibaculum paraultunense genomic window carries:
- the rimP gene encoding ribosome maturation factor RimP encodes MNKKNILKIIEENCEPIIEDLGYDLVDIEFIKENGQQFLRFYIGNVEGITIGDCQKVSEAVGNKLDEIDIIKNSYYLEISSPGLDRPLKTDKDLRRNIGKEIEVSLYKNIDGKKKYTGKLASFTQENIIIIEENQKERAIQRDIISNIKLVVKF; translated from the coding sequence TTGAATAAAAAAAATATTCTTAAAATTATTGAGGAAAATTGTGAGCCTATAATTGAAGACTTAGGATACGATTTAGTGGATATAGAATTTATAAAAGAAAATGGGCAACAGTTTCTGAGATTTTATATAGGGAATGTAGAAGGCATAACTATTGGCGATTGTCAAAAAGTTAGTGAGGCAGTGGGAAATAAGCTAGATGAAATTGATATTATAAAAAATAGCTACTATTTAGAAATTTCATCTCCAGGATTAGATAGACCATTAAAGACGGATAAAGATTTGCGTAGAAATATTGGAAAAGAAATAGAAGTGAGTTTATATAAAAATATAGATGGTAAGAAAAAATATACAGGGAAATTAGCAAGTTTCACCCAGGAAAATATTATCATTATCGAAGAAAATCAAAAGGAAAGGGCAATTCAAAGAGATATTATATCAAATATTAAATTGGTAGTTAAATTTTAG
- the rnpM gene encoding RNase P modulator RnpM, whose amino-acid sequence MKKRKIPMRKCVACHENKPKKELIRVVKDKGGNIEVDLTGKMNGRGAYICLNEECLMNAKRNQKLKKALDIDIPDEIYDKLKDTILKFSKE is encoded by the coding sequence TTGAAAAAAAGAAAAATTCCAATGAGAAAATGTGTAGCCTGTCATGAAAATAAGCCTAAAAAAGAACTGATTAGAGTAGTTAAAGATAAAGGAGGTAATATAGAAGTAGATTTGACGGGGAAGATGAATGGTAGAGGAGCATATATTTGTCTAAATGAAGAATGTCTTATGAATGCAAAACGTAATCAAAAACTTAAAAAAGCATTAGATATTGACATACCAGATGAAATATATGATAAATTAAAAGATACAATATTAAAATTTTCTAAAGAATAA
- the infB gene encoding translation initiation factor IF-2 yields the protein MELMEEMGINVNSHMATIENEEAETIKELISGEIKDKGKKEKQSTNGTHKKKEEEKVIEVEDTIVVKDLADKIGITPAELITKLINLGIMANQNQSIDFDTASIIGEELGFKIIRSKSLEIKDEFNLDYEDDPEDLKPRPPVVTVMGHVDHGKTSLLDAIRETNVTEQEAGGITQHIGASVVNIKGKKIVFLDTPGHEAFTSMRARGAQVTDIAVLVVAADDGVMPQTVEAINHAKAANVPIIVAINKIDKPDASIDRIRQELVEYGLVPEEWGGDTVNVPVSALKKEGIDDLLEMILLVAEMQELKANPNRKAMGTVIEAQLDKGKGPVATVLVQKGTLKVGDVVVCGSTSGRIRAMFDDKGKNIKKAGPSIPVMILGLSEVPLSGDILYAVEDEKTARIYAERKKELEREEQLKITQKVSLDDLFEKIQSGEIKELNIIIKTDARGTIDAIKQSLEKLENEEVKINIIHGGVGGITESDVMLAAASNAIIIGFNVRPTQNALDIAKEENVDVRTYRVIYEAIEDIEAAIKGMLEPKYEEKVIGRAEVRATFKVPNVGNVAGIYVQDGKITRNSKIRLLRDNIVIFEGNISSLKRFKDDVKEVLSGYEGGLALENYNDIKEGDILEAYILEEVEQ from the coding sequence ATGGAATTAATGGAGGAAATGGGAATAAACGTTAATAGCCATATGGCTACAATTGAGAATGAAGAAGCTGAAACAATTAAAGAACTTATTTCAGGTGAAATAAAAGATAAAGGAAAAAAAGAAAAACAATCGACAAATGGAACTCATAAAAAAAAGGAAGAAGAAAAAGTTATAGAAGTAGAAGATACAATTGTGGTTAAAGATTTAGCAGATAAGATAGGTATTACTCCAGCAGAATTAATAACTAAATTGATAAACTTAGGTATAATGGCTAATCAAAATCAATCCATAGATTTCGATACTGCAAGTATTATAGGTGAAGAATTAGGTTTCAAAATTATAAGGTCTAAATCTTTGGAGATAAAAGATGAATTTAATTTAGATTATGAAGATGATCCAGAGGATTTAAAACCTAGACCACCTGTGGTTACTGTAATGGGACACGTTGATCATGGAAAAACTTCGTTACTGGATGCTATTAGAGAAACCAATGTTACTGAGCAAGAAGCTGGTGGGATAACTCAGCATATAGGTGCTTCAGTTGTTAATATTAAAGGTAAAAAAATAGTATTTTTAGATACTCCAGGTCATGAAGCTTTTACATCTATGAGAGCAAGAGGTGCTCAAGTTACGGATATAGCAGTATTAGTTGTAGCAGCTGATGATGGAGTTATGCCTCAAACAGTAGAAGCAATAAATCATGCTAAAGCTGCTAATGTTCCTATTATAGTGGCAATAAATAAAATAGATAAACCAGATGCAAGTATAGATAGAATAAGGCAAGAATTAGTAGAATATGGATTAGTTCCAGAAGAATGGGGTGGAGACACTGTAAATGTACCAGTTTCAGCATTAAAGAAAGAAGGTATTGATGATTTATTAGAAATGATATTGCTTGTGGCAGAGATGCAAGAATTAAAGGCTAATCCTAATAGAAAGGCAATGGGAACAGTAATAGAAGCTCAATTAGATAAGGGAAAGGGACCTGTAGCTACTGTATTAGTTCAAAAAGGCACATTAAAAGTTGGAGATGTAGTAGTTTGTGGTAGTACAAGTGGTAGAATAAGAGCTATGTTTGATGATAAAGGGAAAAATATAAAAAAAGCAGGTCCTTCTATTCCGGTGATGATTTTAGGATTATCTGAAGTACCTCTTTCAGGTGATATCTTATATGCAGTAGAAGATGAAAAAACTGCTAGAATATATGCAGAAAGGAAAAAAGAATTAGAAAGAGAAGAGCAATTAAAAATTACGCAAAAGGTTTCTTTGGATGATTTATTTGAAAAAATACAATCAGGTGAAATTAAGGAATTAAATATAATTATAAAAACTGATGCAAGAGGAACTATAGATGCTATTAAACAATCTCTTGAAAAGCTAGAAAATGAAGAAGTAAAAATTAATATTATTCACGGAGGTGTTGGAGGTATAACTGAAAGTGATGTAATGTTGGCTGCAGCTTCTAATGCTATTATTATAGGTTTTAATGTAAGACCAACACAAAATGCTTTAGATATAGCAAAGGAAGAAAATGTTGATGTTAGAACTTATAGAGTTATATATGAAGCTATAGAGGATATTGAAGCAGCCATTAAAGGTATGTTAGAGCCAAAATATGAAGAGAAAGTTATAGGTAGGGCTGAAGTTAGAGCTACCTTTAAAGTTCCAAATGTTGGTAATGTTGCTGGTATATACGTTCAGGATGGCAAGATTACAAGAAATAGCAAAATTAGACTTCTTAGAGATAATATTGTAATATTTGAAGGTAATATATCATCACTTAAAAGATTTAAAGATGATGTTAAAGAAGTATTAAGCGGTTATGAAGGCGGTTTAGCTCTTGAAAATTATAATGATATAAAAGAAGGAGATATATTAGAAGCTTATATATTAGAAGAAGTTGAACAGTAA
- the truB gene encoding tRNA pseudouridine(55) synthase TruB, with protein sequence MNGIINIFKPKGLTSHDIVNIMRRTIGINKIGHTGILDPNASGVLLLCIGKATRISEYLLNMDKEYVGELSLGLATDTLDIDGKVINYSLKEVSEKEIYNAFDKFKGKILQEPPMYSALKHQGKKLYELARKGKVVKRAYREAFIYDMKILKNIDNKKIIFYTKCSKGTYIRTLCDDIGKVLGTYGYMSYLMRIGVGNFKVEDSYSIDYIKSLSKKDIKDIILPMDKALSHLDKLIMEDRYFEKLRNGARVSISKTMFNNYNKDSLLRIYSKDTFIGIGKVIEENNTFYLKMNKVLI encoded by the coding sequence ATGAATGGTATAATTAACATTTTTAAACCAAAAGGATTAACTTCTCATGATATAGTCAATATAATGAGAAGAACTATAGGAATTAATAAAATCGGACATACAGGTATTTTAGATCCAAATGCATCTGGAGTTCTTCTTTTATGTATTGGAAAAGCTACTAGAATTAGTGAATATCTACTTAATATGGATAAAGAATATGTTGGAGAATTAAGTTTAGGATTGGCTACTGATACCTTAGATATAGACGGTAAAGTTATAAACTATTCTTTAAAGGAAGTTAGTGAGAAAGAAATATATAATGCATTTGATAAATTTAAAGGTAAAATATTACAAGAGCCCCCTATGTATTCCGCATTGAAGCATCAAGGGAAAAAATTATATGAATTAGCAAGAAAGGGTAAAGTTGTTAAAAGAGCATATAGGGAAGCTTTTATTTATGATATGAAAATATTGAAGAACATTGATAATAAAAAAATTATTTTCTATACAAAATGCTCAAAGGGAACATATATAAGGACATTATGTGATGATATAGGGAAAGTTTTAGGCACCTATGGTTATATGTCTTATCTTATGAGAATAGGTGTAGGCAATTTTAAAGTTGAAGATAGTTATAGTATTGACTATATAAAAAGTTTAAGTAAAAAAGATATTAAGGATATTATTTTACCAATGGATAAAGCTTTGAGTCATTTAGATAAGTTGATTATGGAGGATAGATACTTTGAAAAATTAAGAAATGGTGCTCGTGTTTCTATATCTAAAACTATGTTTAATAATTATAATAAAGATTCTTTATTAAGAATATATTCTAAGGATACTTTTATTGGAATAGGTAAAGTTATTGAAGAAAATAATACTTTCTATTTAAAAATGAACAAAGTTTTAATATAA
- a CDS encoding polyribonucleotide nucleotidyltransferase gives MEKRFKYDLAGRSLIVTIGKVAEQANGACLLQYGDTVVLVTATASKEPREDIDFFPLSVDFEEKLYAVGKIPGGFIKREGKPSDKAILTSRLIDRPIRPLFPDGYRNDVQVIATVLSVDQDCTPDIVAMIGSSIALTISDIPFNGPTASVSVGLVNEELVINPTAEERDNSDMNLIVSGTENAIMMVEAGANELPESIILDGILYAHEEIKKLCKFIESIQLEVGKEKQEYQVFKPDDEIEKKVREYATEKLIEAIKTVEKQERENNIESVKEETINKFIEEYPENDEDISEVLDEIVKEEVRRLILEEGIRPDNRKIDEIRPISCEVGILPRVHGSGLFTRGQTQVLTVATLGASSDVQIIDGISEEEFKRYMHHYNFPPYCVGDTRPLRGPNRREVGHGALAERALEPVIPEENEFPYTIRLVSEVLSSNGSSSQASVCGSTLALLDAGVPIKAPVAGIAMGLIKSEEKVVILTDIQGLEDHLGDMDFKVAGTREGITAVQMDIKIPGINRAILKEALLRARKARLFILDKMNEVISKPREELSPYAPRIFTMQVDPDKIRDIIGPGGKMINKIIDETGVKIDIEDDGKVFIVSDNAENGKKAVELINKITKDVEVGETYLGQVVRIVPFGAFVEFPNGKEGLVHISNISHERIDKVEDVLKVGDEILVKVIDIDGQGRINLSRKATLPKENKK, from the coding sequence ATGGAAAAACGGTTTAAATATGACTTAGCAGGAAGATCTCTAATTGTAACTATTGGGAAGGTTGCTGAACAAGCTAATGGAGCATGCTTATTACAATATGGAGATACTGTAGTATTAGTTACTGCAACTGCGTCTAAAGAACCCAGGGAAGATATAGATTTTTTTCCACTAAGTGTAGATTTTGAAGAAAAATTATATGCAGTAGGTAAAATACCTGGAGGATTTATAAAAAGAGAAGGCAAACCTAGTGATAAAGCTATACTTACATCTAGATTGATAGATAGACCAATTCGCCCTTTATTTCCTGATGGATATAGAAACGATGTACAAGTTATAGCAACAGTCTTATCTGTAGATCAAGATTGTACTCCAGACATTGTTGCTATGATTGGTTCTTCTATAGCATTGACAATATCTGATATACCTTTTAATGGTCCTACTGCTTCAGTTTCGGTAGGTTTGGTTAATGAAGAGTTAGTAATAAATCCAACAGCAGAAGAAAGGGATAATTCAGATATGAATCTGATAGTTTCTGGTACTGAAAATGCTATAATGATGGTAGAAGCAGGAGCAAATGAATTACCAGAATCTATCATTCTTGATGGAATTTTATATGCACATGAAGAGATTAAAAAATTATGTAAATTTATAGAATCTATACAATTAGAAGTGGGTAAAGAAAAACAAGAATATCAAGTATTTAAGCCAGATGATGAGATAGAAAAAAAAGTTAGAGAATATGCTACTGAAAAACTTATAGAAGCTATAAAAACAGTGGAAAAGCAGGAAAGAGAAAACAATATAGAAAGTGTAAAAGAAGAAACTATCAATAAATTTATAGAAGAATATCCAGAAAATGATGAAGATATATCTGAAGTACTTGATGAAATAGTAAAAGAAGAAGTTAGAAGATTAATATTAGAAGAAGGTATAAGACCAGATAATAGAAAAATTGATGAAATCCGACCAATAAGTTGTGAAGTAGGTATACTTCCAAGAGTTCACGGTTCTGGTTTATTTACAAGAGGGCAAACTCAAGTATTAACTGTTGCTACATTAGGCGCTTCTAGTGATGTACAAATAATAGACGGAATTAGTGAAGAAGAGTTTAAGAGATATATGCATCATTATAATTTTCCGCCTTATTGTGTTGGTGATACTAGACCGTTAAGAGGACCAAATAGAAGAGAAGTAGGGCATGGAGCATTAGCTGAGAGAGCTTTAGAACCGGTAATTCCGGAAGAAAATGAATTTCCATATACAATAAGGTTAGTATCAGAGGTATTAAGCTCAAATGGCTCTAGTTCTCAAGCTAGTGTCTGTGGAAGTACATTGGCTCTTTTAGATGCTGGAGTGCCAATTAAAGCACCTGTTGCAGGAATAGCTATGGGACTAATAAAATCTGAAGAGAAAGTAGTAATATTAACTGACATACAAGGTTTGGAAGACCATCTAGGAGATATGGATTTTAAAGTTGCAGGTACAAGAGAGGGGATTACTGCTGTACAAATGGATATAAAAATACCTGGTATAAATAGAGCTATATTGAAAGAAGCATTATTAAGAGCTAGAAAAGCTAGATTATTTATATTAGATAAAATGAATGAAGTAATATCCAAGCCTAGAGAAGAATTATCACCTTATGCTCCAAGGATATTTACAATGCAAGTTGATCCTGACAAAATAAGAGATATTATAGGTCCTGGTGGTAAAATGATCAATAAGATAATTGATGAAACAGGTGTCAAAATTGACATAGAAGATGATGGAAAAGTATTTATTGTATCTGATAATGCAGAAAATGGGAAAAAAGCTGTTGAATTAATAAACAAAATAACTAAAGATGTAGAAGTAGGAGAAACATACCTAGGTCAAGTAGTAAGAATAGTTCCTTTTGGAGCCTTCGTAGAATTTCCAAATGGTAAAGAAGGATTAGTACACATCTCAAATATTTCACATGAAAGGATAGATAAAGTAGAAGATGTATTAAAAGTAGGAGATGAGATTTTAGTAAAAGTAATAGATATAGATGGTCAAGGTAGAATTAATTTATCTAGAAAAGCAACTTTACCAAAAGAAAATAAAAAATAA
- the dut gene encoding dUTP diphosphatase: MKINIVNKSPFPTPNYKTTGSSGMDLYANIAEPIVLKPLDRVLIPTGIYMSIPDGYEAQIRARSGLALKHGICLANGIGTIDSDYRGEIGVILVNLGKEEYIINKGDRIAQIVFLKYERVEFKEVDSLDDTERGEGGFGHTGYR; the protein is encoded by the coding sequence ATGAAAATAAATATAGTAAATAAAAGTCCTTTTCCAACTCCTAATTACAAAACTACTGGTTCATCTGGTATGGATCTATACGCTAACATAGCTGAACCTATAGTTTTAAAACCATTAGATAGAGTCTTAATCCCTACTGGTATTTATATGTCCATACCAGATGGATATGAAGCTCAAATTAGAGCTAGAAGTGGCTTAGCATTAAAGCATGGAATTTGTTTAGCAAATGGAATAGGAACTATTGATAGTGATTATAGAGGGGAAATAGGAGTTATATTAGTAAATTTAGGTAAAGAAGAATATATAATAAATAAAGGAGATAGAATTGCGCAAATAGTATTTTTAAAATATGAAAGAGTAGAATTTAAAGAAGTGGATTCTTTAGATGATACTGAAAGAGGGGAAGGCGGTTTTGGGCATACTGGATATAGATAA
- the nusA gene encoding transcription termination factor NusA: MNIEFIEALEEIEEEKGISKEIILEALESALISSYKKNFGSSQNVEIEIDENSGIVKVFAKKNVVEKVENELMEISLEDAKNIDDKYQLGDVVNIEITPKNFGRIAAQTAKQVIIQRIKDAERDVIYEEFADRENEIITGTVQRVSRNNVYIDLGKTEGILPPSEQIEGEIYEQGDRLKLYILEVKKTTKGPQIILSRSHPGLVKRLFELEVPEIHDGIVDIYAISREAGSRTKIAVFSRDPNVDPVGACVGFKGSRVKAIVEELNGEKIDIIVWSKNIEEFIANSLSPSKVLKVEVNEQEKSALVVVPDYQLSLAIGKEGQNARLAAKLTNWKIDIKSESQYKDNFISE; this comes from the coding sequence ATGAATATAGAGTTTATTGAAGCCCTTGAAGAGATAGAAGAAGAAAAGGGAATATCAAAGGAAATAATATTAGAGGCCCTAGAATCAGCACTTATTTCTAGTTATAAAAAAAATTTTGGATCATCGCAAAATGTTGAGATAGAAATTGATGAAAATTCTGGAATAGTAAAGGTATTTGCAAAAAAAAATGTAGTTGAAAAAGTTGAAAATGAATTAATGGAAATAAGTTTAGAGGATGCTAAAAACATAGATGATAAATATCAATTAGGTGATGTAGTAAACATAGAGATTACTCCAAAGAATTTTGGAAGAATTGCAGCACAAACGGCAAAACAAGTAATAATTCAAAGAATTAAAGATGCAGAAAGAGATGTAATATATGAAGAATTTGCTGATAGAGAAAATGAAATAATAACAGGTACAGTACAGAGAGTAAGTAGAAATAATGTGTATATAGATTTAGGAAAAACTGAAGGAATATTACCTCCTTCAGAACAAATTGAGGGAGAAATATATGAACAAGGCGATAGATTAAAATTATATATATTGGAAGTAAAAAAAACAACAAAGGGACCACAAATTATTCTATCAAGATCTCATCCAGGTTTAGTTAAACGATTATTTGAGTTAGAAGTTCCAGAAATACATGATGGTATTGTAGATATATATGCTATATCTAGAGAAGCTGGCTCACGAACTAAGATTGCTGTTTTTTCAAGGGATCCAAATGTTGATCCTGTTGGAGCTTGTGTTGGATTTAAAGGGAGCAGAGTAAAGGCTATTGTAGAAGAATTAAATGGTGAAAAAATAGACATAATTGTTTGGAGTAAAAATATAGAGGAATTTATAGCTAACAGTTTAAGTCCTTCAAAAGTATTGAAAGTTGAGGTAAATGAACAGGAAAAATCGGCTTTGGTTGTAGTACCAGATTATCAATTATCACTAGCCATTGGTAAGGAAGGGCAAAATGCAAGATTGGCTGCAAAACTTACTAATTGGAAAATAGACATAAAAAGTGAAAGTCAATATAAAGATAATTTTATTTCAGAGTAA
- the rbfA gene encoding 30S ribosome-binding factor RbfA, whose product MDTRRINRISEEVKKIVSELLTMEVKDPRISPMISVTKVEVTKDLSYANIYVSVLGDQKAKDDTLEGLESAKGFIRKEIGNRIDLRYTPEPIFYLDESIERGIYMSKLIDKVKKEDEEKRRNSNE is encoded by the coding sequence ATGGATACCAGAAGAATTAATAGAATATCAGAAGAAGTTAAAAAAATAGTATCAGAATTACTCACAATGGAAGTAAAGGATCCACGCATAAGTCCAATGATTAGTGTAACAAAAGTAGAGGTAACTAAGGATTTAAGCTATGCTAATATATATGTATCTGTTTTAGGAGATCAAAAAGCTAAAGATGATACATTGGAAGGTTTAGAAAGTGCTAAAGGTTTTATTAGAAAAGAAATAGGTAATAGAATAGATTTGCGTTATACACCAGAACCTATATTTTATTTAGATGAATCAATTGAACGAGGAATATATATGTCTAAGTTAATAGATAAAGTAAAAAAAGAGGATGAAGAAAAAAGGAGAAATTCTAATGAATAA
- a CDS encoding bifunctional riboflavin kinase/FAD synthetase, which translates to MEIIDLDLNLSNKSEYKTAIALGNFDGVHIGHKYLIEDNIQKAIEMCLKPGVLLFKNHTKNVLKENSKSVPILTSNEQKLKILKNLGVEVVFTLNFNENIMKLSGEEFVDKIIIDLLNAKLVTVGFDYRFGYKAVGDCRYLKELGIKKGFKTNIIRPITIDNEIVSSTRIRQLLMEGNIKKANKFLGRYYTILGQVIKGSNRGTKLGFPTANINPIDNYIIPKNGVYKTITVLKDQQYLSLTNIGFNPTFNEKNFKVENHILNFNNNIYGKIIEIMFMDFIREDIKFDTTEKLIEQIKKDICYVKKEITDEYIYKLINI; encoded by the coding sequence ATGGAAATTATAGATTTAGATTTAAATTTAAGTAATAAGAGTGAGTATAAAACAGCAATAGCCTTAGGTAATTTTGATGGTGTTCATATAGGTCATAAATATTTAATAGAAGATAATATACAAAAAGCAATTGAGATGTGTTTAAAACCTGGAGTTTTGCTATTTAAAAATCATACAAAGAATGTATTAAAGGAAAATTCAAAATCTGTGCCTATTCTTACTTCTAATGAACAAAAACTAAAAATACTTAAAAATTTAGGAGTAGAAGTAGTATTTACTCTTAATTTTAATGAAAATATTATGAAACTTTCAGGAGAAGAGTTTGTAGATAAAATAATAATAGATCTATTAAATGCAAAATTAGTTACAGTTGGTTTTGATTATAGATTTGGATATAAAGCTGTGGGTGATTGTAGATATTTAAAGGAGCTAGGAATCAAGAAAGGATTTAAAACTAATATTATTAGGCCGATAACAATTGATAATGAAATAGTAAGTAGTACAAGAATACGTCAATTATTGATGGAGGGGAATATAAAAAAAGCAAACAAATTTTTAGGAAGATATTATACAATATTAGGGCAAGTTATTAAAGGTAGCAATAGAGGAACAAAGTTAGGATTTCCTACTGCTAATATTAATCCTATTGATAATTATATCATACCTAAAAATGGAGTTTATAAAACTATTACTGTATTAAAAGATCAACAATATTTAAGCTTAACTAATATAGGTTTTAATCCAACTTTTAATGAAAAAAATTTTAAAGTTGAAAATCACATATTAAATTTTAATAACAATATATATGGGAAAATAATTGAAATAATGTTTATGGATTTCATAAGAGAAGATATTAAATTTGATACAACTGAAAAATTAATAGAACAAATAAAAAAAGATATATGCTATGTAAAAAAAGAAATCACTGATGAATATATTTACAAATTGATAAATATATGA
- a CDS encoding polysaccharide deacetylase family protein, which yields MKIFVFNKKIFNICIIIILIITLTLIYINFYNKAEETFKMDIYYKGNIDDKIVALTCNVDWGNEYIPAILEIFKNENINITFFVTGVWAEKNPELLKKIYENGHEIGNHGYKHIDYDKLSYEANKEEIIKAHNTITQIVKEEPKYFAPPSGAYNDNTIRAAKDLNYDIIMWSIDTIDWREDSNKQKIIDRINDKLHNSAIILMHPTEETVKALPDIIKLLYSNGYKIGRIKDIIK from the coding sequence ATGAAAATATTTGTTTTTAATAAGAAAATATTTAATATATGTATAATAATAATTTTGATTATAACATTGACTTTAATTTATATTAATTTTTATAATAAAGCAGAAGAAACGTTTAAGATGGATATTTACTATAAAGGCAACATAGATGATAAGATAGTAGCACTTACTTGTAATGTGGATTGGGGAAATGAATACATACCAGCTATACTGGAAATATTTAAAAACGAGAACATTAATATAACTTTTTTTGTTACAGGGGTATGGGCTGAAAAAAATCCTGAATTGCTTAAAAAAATTTATGAAAATGGGCATGAGATTGGGAATCATGGTTATAAACACATAGATTATGATAAATTAAGTTATGAAGCAAACAAGGAAGAAATTATCAAAGCTCATAATACTATAACTCAAATTGTTAAAGAAGAGCCTAAATATTTTGCACCTCCATCTGGAGCTTATAATGATAATACAATAAGGGCTGCAAAAGATTTAAATTATGATATAATTATGTGGAGCATTGATACAATTGATTGGCGTGAAGATAGTAACAAACAAAAGATAATTGATAGAATAAATGATAAATTGCATAATTCAGCAATTATATTAATGCATCCTACAGAAGAAACAGTAAAAGCATTACCAGATATAATAAAATTACTATACAGTAATGGTTATAAAATTGGCAGGATAAAAGATATAATCAAATAA
- a CDS encoding DHH family phosphoesterase yields the protein MNNNLKSSINQAIDVIKNSNKLCICSHVEPDGDNIGSTLALGMALMKMNKDVRLLRVDDIPQKYLFLPNIEFIKEHDIDEGIDTFIALDCSDMDRLGIGKKVALKANNVINIDHHISNTNFGHINIVSPKSAATGELIYKLINKIGVNIDKDIATCLYTAISTDTGSFMYSNTTYATHLIAAELLQIGIDMEDININLYQSKSIEKTKLFIDCLNSLELFMDNMIGVISVTQHMLKKNDAKLEDTEGLVSFVRDINSVEVAVLLKEMEYNEIKASLRSKKKIDVSKICTKFNGGGHKKAAGCTIYATIAEAKKLILNEIKNEINIALR from the coding sequence ATGAATAATAATTTAAAATCTTCTATAAATCAAGCTATTGATGTAATAAAAAACTCTAATAAATTATGTATTTGTTCTCATGTAGAACCTGATGGAGACAATATAGGTTCTACTTTGGCTTTAGGAATGGCACTAATGAAAATGAATAAAGATGTTAGATTACTAAGAGTAGATGACATTCCACAAAAATATTTATTTTTGCCAAATATAGAATTTATAAAAGAGCATGATATAGATGAAGGTATTGATACTTTTATTGCTTTAGATTGTAGTGATATGGATAGATTAGGTATAGGAAAGAAAGTTGCTTTAAAAGCTAATAATGTTATAAATATAGATCATCATATTTCAAACACTAACTTTGGTCATATAAACATAGTATCTCCTAAATCTGCTGCTACAGGAGAGTTAATTTATAAATTAATTAATAAGATTGGTGTTAATATAGATAAAGATATTGCTACTTGTTTATATACAGCAATTAGTACAGACACAGGAAGTTTTATGTATAGTAATACTACTTATGCTACACATTTGATTGCTGCTGAACTATTACAAATTGGAATAGACATGGAAGATATAAATATTAATTTATATCAAAGCAAAAGTATTGAAAAAACAAAATTATTTATAGATTGTTTAAACAGTTTGGAATTGTTTATGGATAACATGATAGGTGTAATATCGGTTACTCAGCACATGCTTAAAAAGAATGATGCAAAGTTGGAAGATACAGAGGGGTTAGTATCCTTTGTAAGAGATATAAATTCCGTAGAAGTTGCTGTCTTATTGAAAGAAATGGAATACAATGAAATAAAAGCTAGTTTAAGAAGTAAGAAAAAAATTGATGTTTCAAAGATATGCACTAAATTTAATGGTGGGGGTCATAAAAAAGCTGCTGGTTGCACTATTTATGCTACTATAGCAGAAGCAAAGAAACTTATTCTTAATGAAATAAAAAATGAAATAAATATAGCTTTAAGGTGA
- the rpsO gene encoding 30S ribosomal protein S15, which translates to MTLTKEQKAQIIKEYGLHENDTGSPEVQIAILTYRINSLTEHLKNHKKDHHSRRGLFKMIGQRRGLLNYLQKKDIERYRELIEKLGIRG; encoded by the coding sequence ATGACATTAACTAAAGAACAAAAAGCTCAAATTATCAAAGAATATGGATTGCATGAAAATGACACTGGTTCTCCAGAAGTTCAAATTGCAATTTTAACTTACAGGATTAATTCACTGACTGAACATTTAAAAAATCATAAGAAAGATCATCATTCAAGAAGAGGTTTATTTAAAATGATAGGACAGAGAAGAGGACTTTTAAATTATTTACAGAAGAAAGATATTGAAAGATATCGTGAATTAATTGAAAAACTTGGTATTAGAGGTTAA